The following proteins are encoded in a genomic region of Pseudodesulfovibrio mercurii:
- a CDS encoding LexA family protein yields the protein MAFCLHGAVGADGRAWAICRPCFGTRLAVPLAGESVPAGFPSPAEEYLEKRLDLNEHLVTRPEATYFVRVSGDSMIGAGIHHGDLLVVDRSLDPRPGNVVIALVEGEFTVKRLRKSPLGLELAPENPEYVAILLSEETDFLIWGVVLHVIHTI from the coding sequence ATGGCTTTTTGTCTGCACGGCGCGGTGGGCGCGGACGGCCGGGCGTGGGCCATATGCCGGCCCTGTTTCGGGACGCGGCTGGCCGTGCCCCTGGCCGGGGAGTCGGTCCCGGCGGGGTTTCCGTCGCCCGCCGAGGAGTATCTGGAGAAGCGGCTGGACCTGAACGAGCACCTGGTGACGCGGCCCGAGGCGACCTATTTCGTGCGCGTGTCCGGGGATTCCATGATCGGGGCGGGAATCCACCACGGCGACCTGCTGGTGGTGGACCGCTCCCTGGACCCGAGGCCCGGCAACGTGGTCATCGCCCTGGTGGAGGGGGAATTCACGGTCAAGCGGCTGAGGAAGTCCCCGCTCGGCCTGGAGCTGGCCCCGGAGAATCCCGAGTATGTGGCGATTTTGCTATCCGAGGAGACGGACTTCCTGATCTGGGGGGTCGTGTTGCATGTCATTCATACGATTTAG
- the cydB gene encoding cytochrome d ubiquinol oxidase subunit II yields the protein MTTLMETGSLHYYLAMIWFVLWGVLWAVYFILDGFDLGVGTLLPFLARTETEKRAMFNATGPFWDGNEVWLIAAGGVTFAAFPYAYAQMFSGLYLALMLLLFTLIVRGVSFEFRSKVESDTWKKIWDAAHALCSFLPALLLGVAFGNIFQGIPLDETGFSQAGLLGLLNPYGIAGGILFVTIFMMHGALWLCIRTTGELKQRAETMATKLWPGVVVLTVLFLAYTAMSTQLFANYMVYPFLFVILLLPVAGLVLMRTYLGAGKYWMAWASSCLYIGGTALFGVVGIFPAIIPSNPNPANSLTIMNSASSPLTLEIMLVVALIFVPLVIGYQSWVYKHFATAMSEDDLHY from the coding sequence ATGACTACTTTGATGGAAACCGGTTCGCTGCACTATTACCTGGCGATGATCTGGTTCGTCCTCTGGGGCGTGCTCTGGGCCGTATACTTCATCCTCGACGGCTTTGACCTGGGCGTGGGCACACTGCTGCCCTTCCTGGCCCGGACCGAAACCGAAAAACGGGCCATGTTCAACGCCACCGGTCCCTTTTGGGACGGCAACGAGGTCTGGCTGATCGCGGCGGGCGGCGTGACCTTCGCCGCCTTCCCCTACGCCTACGCGCAGATGTTCAGCGGCCTGTACCTGGCGCTCATGCTGCTCCTGTTCACCCTGATCGTGCGCGGCGTGTCCTTCGAGTTCCGCTCCAAGGTCGAGAGCGATACCTGGAAGAAGATATGGGACGCGGCCCACGCGCTGTGCTCCTTCCTGCCCGCCCTGCTGCTCGGCGTGGCCTTCGGCAACATCTTCCAGGGCATCCCCCTGGACGAGACCGGCTTCTCCCAGGCCGGGCTGCTCGGCCTGCTCAACCCCTACGGCATCGCGGGCGGCATTCTGTTCGTGACCATCTTCATGATGCACGGTGCCCTGTGGCTGTGCATCCGGACCACCGGCGAACTCAAGCAGCGGGCCGAGACCATGGCCACCAAGCTGTGGCCCGGCGTGGTCGTCCTGACCGTGCTCTTCCTGGCATACACCGCCATGTCCACCCAGTTGTTCGCCAACTACATGGTCTACCCGTTCCTGTTCGTCATCCTGCTCCTGCCCGTGGCCGGACTGGTGCTCATGCGCACCTACCTCGGCGCGGGCAAGTACTGGATGGCCTGGGCCTCCTCCTGCCTGTACATCGGCGGCACCGCCCTGTTCGGCGTGGTCGGCATCTTCCCGGCCATCATCCCGTCCAACCCCAACCCGGCCAACAGCCTGACCATCATGAACTCCGCGTCGAGCCCCCTGACCCTGGAGATCATGCTCGTGGTGGCCCTCATCTTCGTGCCCCTGGTCATCGGCTACCAGTCCTGGGTCTACAAGCACTTCGCCACGGCCATGTCCGAGGACGACCTGCACTACTAG
- a CDS encoding TRAP transporter substrate-binding protein — MKRREFLSKAAIAGLAGGTALLAACNDDTKKAAAPQGEANQAAAPAQVGKTVHWKMVTTWPPKFPILQTGADDLARRVETMSNGRMKIDVYAANELVPGLGVFDAVSQGTAECGSGSPYYWAGKDPACQWFSAVPFGLNAQGLNAWFYSGGGMDLWDEVYGQFNLIGRPMGNTGVQMAGWFNREINSIDDFKGLKMRIPGLGGKVIARAGGTVVLLPGGEIFTSLERGVIDATEWVGPLHDLRMGFYQAAKYYYTPGWHEGGSCLDVMFNKDKFNALPSDLKAICEAAAAQTNMQALCDFEAQNGAALKELVEKHHVQVRKLSPQTLADLRVLAREVVAEEATKSPMATKVAAGFNKFQEQWGSWADVSSRTYFDTMSIGV, encoded by the coding sequence ATGAAGCGACGTGAATTTCTGAGCAAGGCGGCCATTGCCGGACTTGCCGGCGGCACCGCCTTGCTGGCGGCCTGCAACGACGACACCAAGAAGGCCGCGGCGCCCCAGGGCGAGGCCAACCAGGCCGCTGCCCCGGCCCAGGTCGGCAAGACCGTGCACTGGAAGATGGTCACCACCTGGCCGCCCAAGTTCCCGATCCTGCAGACCGGCGCCGACGACCTGGCCCGGCGGGTCGAGACCATGAGCAACGGCCGCATGAAGATCGACGTCTACGCGGCCAACGAGTTGGTGCCCGGCCTGGGCGTGTTCGACGCCGTGTCCCAGGGCACGGCCGAGTGCGGTTCCGGCTCCCCCTACTACTGGGCGGGCAAGGACCCGGCGTGCCAGTGGTTTTCCGCCGTGCCCTTCGGCCTGAACGCCCAGGGTCTGAACGCCTGGTTCTACTCCGGCGGCGGCATGGACCTGTGGGACGAGGTCTACGGCCAGTTCAACCTGATCGGCCGCCCCATGGGCAACACCGGCGTGCAGATGGCGGGCTGGTTCAACCGCGAGATCAACTCCATCGACGATTTCAAGGGCCTCAAGATGCGCATCCCCGGCCTGGGCGGCAAGGTCATCGCCCGCGCGGGCGGCACCGTGGTTCTTCTGCCCGGCGGCGAGATCTTCACCTCGCTGGAACGCGGCGTCATCGACGCCACCGAGTGGGTCGGCCCCCTGCACGACCTGCGCATGGGCTTCTACCAGGCCGCCAAGTACTACTACACCCCGGGCTGGCACGAGGGCGGCAGCTGCCTGGACGTCATGTTCAACAAGGACAAGTTCAACGCCCTGCCCTCGGACCTCAAGGCCATCTGCGAGGCCGCCGCGGCCCAGACCAACATGCAGGCCCTGTGCGACTTCGAGGCCCAGAACGGCGCGGCCCTCAAGGAACTCGTGGAAAAGCACCACGTCCAGGTCCGCAAGCTGTCCCCCCAGACCCTGGCCGACCTGCGCGTCCTGGCCCGCGAAGTGGTCGCCGAGGAGGCCACCAAGTCGCCCATGGCCACCAAGGTCGCGGCCGGCTTCAACAAGTTCCAGGAGCAGTGGGGTTCCTGGGCCGACGTCTCCTCGCGCACCTACTTCGACACCATGTCCATCGGCGTGTAA
- a CDS encoding ATP-dependent 6-phosphofructokinase, with protein MKACNSESPTPKSTEISTVGPAKIANPIAFGRFVEEDDAVLVNISRRTVEGNPKSRKKPEHIYFEPAGPRDKIYYDPSKTKCAVVTCGGLCPGLNDVIRAIVMAACHEYKVPSVLGIQYGLAGFVPEQGYDVVELTPSFVSRIHEFGGTVLGSSRGPQDPEVIVDALERMNVSILFMIGGDGTMRAAATVVAEIEKRGLSISVVGLPKTIDNDINYVSPSFGFDTSVETAAMAIKGAHVEATGAPWGIGMVKVMGRDAGFIAAQSALSCQEVNFCLIPEDPFDIHGEKGFLAALDERMKRRGNAVIVVAEGAGQDLLAASGKADASGNVQLSDIAALLKKEILEHFGKQGIEATLKYIDPSYIIRSVPANANDRIYCSFLGIHAVHAGMSGRTGLVISRWNGRYVHIPMAVVTRGKKRINTCSNYWRAVLESTGQPVTMKND; from the coding sequence ATGAAAGCATGCAATTCCGAGAGCCCCACGCCCAAATCCACGGAGATTTCCACGGTCGGTCCGGCCAAGATCGCCAATCCCATCGCGTTCGGCCGGTTCGTCGAAGAGGACGACGCCGTGCTGGTGAACATCTCCCGCCGGACCGTGGAAGGCAACCCCAAGAGCCGCAAGAAGCCCGAGCACATCTATTTCGAGCCCGCCGGTCCCCGTGACAAGATCTACTACGACCCGAGCAAGACCAAGTGCGCGGTGGTCACCTGCGGCGGGCTGTGCCCCGGCCTGAACGACGTCATCCGGGCCATCGTCATGGCCGCCTGCCACGAGTACAAGGTCCCGTCCGTGCTCGGCATCCAGTACGGCCTGGCCGGGTTCGTGCCCGAGCAGGGCTACGACGTCGTCGAGCTGACCCCGAGCTTCGTCTCGCGCATCCACGAGTTCGGCGGCACGGTGCTGGGCTCCTCGCGCGGGCCCCAGGACCCGGAGGTCATCGTGGACGCCCTGGAGCGCATGAACGTCTCCATCCTGTTCATGATCGGCGGCGACGGGACCATGCGCGCGGCCGCCACCGTGGTGGCCGAGATCGAGAAGCGCGGCCTGTCCATCTCCGTGGTCGGCCTGCCCAAGACCATCGACAACGACATCAATTACGTCTCGCCCTCCTTCGGCTTCGACACCTCGGTGGAGACCGCGGCCATGGCCATCAAGGGAGCCCACGTGGAGGCCACGGGCGCGCCCTGGGGCATCGGCATGGTCAAGGTCATGGGCCGGGACGCGGGCTTCATCGCGGCCCAGAGCGCCCTGTCCTGCCAGGAGGTCAACTTCTGCCTCATCCCCGAGGACCCCTTCGACATCCACGGCGAGAAGGGTTTCCTGGCCGCCCTGGACGAGCGCATGAAACGGCGCGGCAACGCGGTCATCGTGGTCGCCGAGGGCGCGGGCCAGGACCTGCTGGCCGCCTCGGGCAAGGCGGACGCCTCGGGCAACGTGCAGCTCAGCGACATCGCCGCCCTGCTCAAAAAGGAAATCCTCGAGCACTTCGGGAAACAGGGCATCGAGGCCACCCTGAAGTACATCGACCCGAGCTACATCATCCGCTCGGTCCCGGCCAACGCCAACGACCGCATCTACTGCTCGTTCCTGGGCATCCACGCGGTCCACGCGGGCATGTCCGGCCGCACCGGCCTGGTCATCTCCCGCTGGAACGGCCGCTACGTGCACATCCCCATGGCCGTGGTCACCAGGGGCAAGAAACGGATCAACACCTGCTCCAACTACTGGCGCGCCGTGCTCGAATCCACAGGCCAGCCCGTGACCATGAAAAACGATTAA
- a CDS encoding TRAP transporter small permease subunit, whose amino-acid sequence MAILLGLVRCIDRLNEWVGKLAGVISLLMVVVVTGDVIMRYAFDTTFVAVQELEWHLFGVMFLLGAGYTLLKDEHVRVDVFYQRLNRKAKAWINFLGVLFFLLPGCYLVLDTSWKFFSMSLAIHEGSGDPGGLPARYVLKAFILIGFALVALQGVSMGIKAFMEIIGKPIQPAPGTTEKPVSPEGEGA is encoded by the coding sequence ATGGCAATTCTGCTCGGCTTGGTGCGTTGCATCGACCGGCTCAACGAATGGGTCGGCAAACTGGCGGGGGTCATCTCCCTGCTCATGGTCGTGGTGGTGACCGGGGACGTGATCATGCGATACGCGTTCGATACCACCTTCGTGGCGGTCCAGGAACTGGAATGGCACCTGTTCGGGGTCATGTTCCTGCTCGGCGCGGGCTATACCCTGCTCAAGGACGAACACGTGCGTGTGGACGTCTTCTACCAGCGCCTCAACCGCAAGGCCAAGGCGTGGATCAATTTTCTCGGCGTGCTCTTCTTCCTGCTGCCCGGCTGCTACCTGGTGCTGGACACCTCCTGGAAGTTCTTCAGCATGTCCCTGGCCATCCACGAGGGATCGGGCGACCCCGGCGGGCTCCCGGCCCGCTACGTGCTCAAGGCCTTCATCCTCATCGGCTTCGCCCTGGTGGCCCTTCAGGGCGTGTCCATGGGCATCAAGGCCTTCATGGAGATCATCGGCAAGCCCATCCAGCCCGCTCCAGGCACCACGGAGAAACCGGTTTCGCCCGAAGGGGAGGGTGCCTAG
- a CDS encoding class I SAM-dependent methyltransferase — protein sequence MFTEHVPDRNARILDFGCGYGRIMAELAKAGYADLTGIDFSEPLIRRGLAEHPELNLHAYPGGPLPYADDTFDAALMLAVFTCMTETRVQAEALLELKRVLKPGGLLHVNDFLLNRDRRNLDRYQLGQRKYGLYGVFDVDDGGTLRHHDRNHMEALFSGFETLVFEEVVYETMHGHQSNGFYAVVKMPG from the coding sequence GTGTTCACCGAACACGTGCCCGACCGCAACGCCCGCATCCTGGACTTCGGCTGCGGCTACGGCCGGATCATGGCCGAACTGGCCAAGGCCGGATACGCCGACCTGACCGGCATCGATTTCTCCGAGCCGCTCATCCGGCGCGGCCTGGCCGAACACCCCGAACTCAACCTCCACGCCTACCCCGGCGGACCTCTGCCCTACGCAGACGACACCTTCGACGCCGCCCTCATGCTCGCCGTGTTCACCTGCATGACCGAGACCCGCGTCCAGGCCGAGGCCCTGCTCGAACTCAAACGCGTCCTCAAGCCCGGCGGCCTGCTCCACGTCAACGACTTCCTGCTCAACCGCGACCGCCGCAACCTCGACCGCTACCAGCTCGGGCAACGGAAATACGGCCTCTACGGCGTCTTCGACGTGGACGACGGCGGCACCCTCCGGCACCACGACCGCAACCACATGGAAGCCCTCTTTTCCGGCTTCGAAACCCTCGTCTTCGAGGAAGTCGTCTACGAGACCATGCACGGCCACCAGTCGAACGGGTTTTATGCGGTCGTGAAAATGCCGGGGTAG
- a CDS encoding zinc metalloprotease HtpX — protein MTSQLKTLLLLGLLTGLLMSLGGAMGGRAGLFLAFGFAMLMNVGSYWYSDKIVLRMYKAQPLSPGDAPHIHRVVGEMAQAAGIPKPRIVLIPQDAPNAFATGRNPQHAVVAVTRGIVNILDPDELRGVLAHELGHIVNRDILIQTIAAVLAGAIVFIANMLQFTAIFGGFSRDDEGGNPLAALAMALLAPIAATLIQMAISRSREYLADATGARLSNPNDLADALSKLDAASQRIPLQGNPVTENLFIVNPFSGRRAASLFATHPPIEDRIARLRAMAQGR, from the coding sequence ATGACCAGCCAGCTCAAAACCCTGCTCCTCCTCGGCCTGCTCACCGGCCTGCTCATGTCCCTGGGCGGCGCCATGGGCGGACGCGCGGGCCTGTTCCTGGCCTTCGGGTTCGCCATGCTCATGAACGTGGGCAGCTACTGGTACTCGGACAAGATCGTCCTGCGCATGTACAAGGCCCAGCCCCTGTCGCCGGGCGACGCCCCGCACATCCACCGGGTGGTCGGCGAGATGGCCCAGGCCGCGGGCATCCCCAAGCCGCGCATCGTGCTTATCCCCCAGGACGCGCCCAACGCCTTCGCCACGGGCCGCAACCCGCAGCACGCCGTGGTCGCGGTCACGCGCGGCATCGTCAACATCCTGGACCCCGACGAACTGCGCGGAGTCCTCGCCCACGAGCTCGGCCACATCGTCAACCGCGACATCCTCATCCAGACCATCGCGGCCGTGCTGGCCGGGGCCATCGTGTTCATCGCCAACATGCTCCAGTTTACCGCCATCTTCGGCGGCTTCTCCCGCGACGACGAGGGCGGCAACCCCCTGGCCGCGCTGGCCATGGCCCTGCTCGCACCCATCGCCGCCACCCTGATCCAGATGGCCATCTCCCGGTCCCGCGAATACCTGGCCGACGCCACCGGCGCGCGCCTGTCCAACCCGAACGACCTGGCCGACGCCCTGTCCAAGCTCGACGCCGCCTCCCAGCGGATTCCGCTCCAGGGCAACCCGGTCACCGAAAACCTGTTCATCGTCAACCCGTTCAGCGGACGCAGGGCCGCGTCCCTGTTCGCCACCCACCCGCCCATCGAGGACCGCATCGCGCGCCTCCGGGCCATGGCCCAAGGCAGGTAG
- a CDS encoding cytochrome ubiquinol oxidase subunit I — protein MDVLMLSRLQFAAATMFHFIFVPLTLGLSILIACMETAYVRTGNEVYRKMAKFWGKLFLVNFALGVVTGITLEFQFGTNWSRYSMYVGDIFGSLLAIEATAAFFLESTFIGVWHFGWDKLSPKAHATVAWMVAGASNLSAIWILIANGFMQNPVGYVLRNGRAELTDFWAVITNKYAWLEFFHVVPASLLLAGFFIVGISAWHLLRKSNTEFFKKSFNLGISVALVFALFTAAEGHIHGNNLSDTQPAKLAAMESHWETQTQAPMYLLVIPGDDGNLLQALPLPGVLSFLAYNDFNAEVKGLSDFPKEDRPPVVLSFLSFRLMVGLGTLFILVAAFGFLIRKKVDNYPLFLKALPFCIPLPYIAIWAGWTLTEVGRQPWIVYGLMRTSDAVSPVGGAEVGFTLVLMTLLYALLGAVGIWLMIKLAKKGPEDHTPIQV, from the coding sequence ATGGATGTGCTGATGCTTTCCCGGCTGCAATTCGCCGCAGCCACCATGTTTCACTTCATTTTCGTGCCGTTGACGCTGGGGTTGTCGATCCTCATCGCCTGCATGGAAACGGCCTATGTGCGCACCGGCAACGAGGTGTACAGGAAGATGGCCAAGTTCTGGGGGAAACTTTTTCTGGTGAACTTCGCCCTGGGCGTGGTCACCGGCATCACCCTGGAATTCCAGTTCGGCACCAACTGGTCCCGCTACTCCATGTACGTGGGCGACATCTTCGGCTCGCTCCTGGCCATCGAGGCCACAGCGGCCTTCTTCCTTGAATCCACCTTCATCGGCGTCTGGCACTTCGGTTGGGACAAGCTCTCGCCCAAGGCCCACGCCACCGTGGCCTGGATGGTGGCCGGCGCCTCCAACCTGTCGGCCATCTGGATTCTCATCGCCAACGGCTTCATGCAGAATCCCGTGGGCTACGTCCTGCGCAACGGCCGGGCCGAGCTGACCGACTTCTGGGCGGTCATCACCAACAAATACGCCTGGCTCGAATTCTTCCACGTGGTCCCGGCCTCCCTGCTCCTGGCCGGATTCTTCATCGTGGGCATCTCCGCGTGGCACCTGCTGCGCAAGAGCAACACGGAATTCTTCAAGAAATCCTTCAATCTGGGTATCTCCGTGGCCCTGGTCTTCGCCCTGTTCACCGCGGCCGAGGGCCACATCCACGGCAACAACCTGTCCGACACCCAGCCCGCCAAACTGGCGGCCATGGAGTCGCACTGGGAGACCCAGACCCAGGCGCCCATGTATCTCCTGGTCATCCCCGGCGATGACGGCAACCTGCTCCAGGCCCTGCCCCTGCCCGGCGTGCTGAGCTTCCTGGCCTACAACGACTTCAACGCCGAAGTGAAGGGCCTGAGCGACTTCCCCAAGGAGGACCGGCCGCCCGTGGTCCTCTCCTTCCTCTCCTTCCGGCTGATGGTCGGCCTGGGCACCCTGTTCATCCTGGTGGCCGCCTTCGGCTTCCTGATTCGCAAGAAGGTGGACAACTACCCGCTCTTCCTCAAGGCGCTGCCGTTCTGTATCCCCCTGCCCTACATCGCCATCTGGGCGGGCTGGACCCTCACCGAGGTGGGCCGCCAGCCGTGGATCGTGTATGGGCTGATGCGCACCTCGGACGCGGTCTCCCCGGTGGGCGGCGCCGAAGTGGGCTTCACCCTCGTGCTCATGACCCTGCTCTACGCCCTGCTCGGTGCCGTCGGCATCTGGCTGATGATCAAGCTGGCCAAGAAGGGTCCCGAGGACCACACGCCCATCCAGGTCTAA
- a CDS encoding TRAP transporter large permease yields the protein MMEALPLIMFAVLTVLLMIGFPVAFTLLGTSLVFGLIGFESWDFFNLLPMRIWGTMTNQTLLAVPLFIFMGVMLERSGLAEDLLETMALLFGRMCGGLAVSVVIVGMLLGASTGIVGATVVTMGLISLPTMLRRGYQTELATGVISASGTLGQIIPPSIVLVLLGDIIGVSVGDLFMGAVIPGMLLVGLYCIYIIIYSHFHKTCAPSIPDEEWAEILAAGLGKRVVKALLPPLLLMTCVLGSIFAGVASPTEAAAVGATGAVLLSIVNGRFTFKRLHETMMTTTVLTSMVFIILVGAGAFGLVFRGLGGDHVIRQYITHLAFDKWTVMFIIMTIIFVIGFFLDFIEITFIHIPVLAPIMHDFGFNPLWFAILFAINLQTSFMTPPFGFSLFFLKGVAPPYVRTSHIYKGIIPFVLLQLFGMGLVIAFPSLATWLPSVVFGD from the coding sequence ATGATGGAAGCGCTTCCCCTGATCATGTTCGCGGTGCTGACCGTCCTGCTGATGATCGGCTTTCCCGTGGCCTTCACCCTGCTCGGCACCTCCCTGGTCTTCGGCCTCATCGGCTTCGAGAGCTGGGACTTCTTCAACCTCCTGCCCATGCGCATCTGGGGGACCATGACCAACCAGACCCTGCTGGCCGTGCCCCTGTTCATCTTCATGGGCGTCATGCTCGAACGATCAGGCCTGGCCGAGGATCTGCTCGAGACCATGGCCCTGCTCTTCGGGCGCATGTGCGGCGGCCTGGCCGTGTCCGTGGTCATCGTGGGCATGCTGCTCGGCGCGTCCACGGGCATCGTCGGGGCCACCGTGGTGACCATGGGCCTCATCTCCCTGCCGACCATGCTCCGGCGCGGCTACCAGACCGAGCTGGCCACGGGCGTGATCTCGGCCTCGGGCACGCTCGGGCAGATCATCCCGCCGTCCATCGTGCTCGTGCTGCTCGGCGACATCATCGGCGTGTCCGTGGGCGACCTGTTCATGGGCGCGGTCATCCCCGGCATGCTCCTGGTCGGCCTGTACTGCATCTACATCATCATCTACTCGCACTTCCACAAGACCTGCGCCCCGTCCATCCCGGACGAGGAATGGGCCGAAATCCTGGCCGCCGGGCTGGGCAAACGGGTGGTCAAAGCCCTGCTGCCGCCCCTGCTGCTCATGACCTGCGTGCTCGGCTCCATCTTCGCGGGCGTGGCTTCGCCCACCGAGGCGGCGGCCGTGGGCGCGACCGGCGCGGTTCTCCTGTCCATCGTCAACGGCCGGTTCACCTTCAAGCGGCTGCACGAGACCATGATGACCACCACGGTGCTGACCTCCATGGTCTTCATCATCCTGGTAGGCGCGGGCGCCTTCGGCCTGGTCTTCCGGGGCCTGGGCGGCGACCACGTCATCCGCCAGTACATCACCCACCTGGCCTTCGACAAATGGACGGTCATGTTCATCATCATGACGATCATCTTCGTCATCGGGTTCTTCCTGGACTTCATCGAGATCACCTTCATCCACATCCCGGTGCTGGCCCCGATCATGCATGACTTCGGCTTCAACCCACTGTGGTTCGCCATCCTGTTCGCCATCAACCTGCAGACATCGTTCATGACCCCGCCGTTCGGCTTCTCGCTCTTCTTCCTCAAGGGCGTGGCCCCGCCGTACGTGCGCACCAGCCACATCTACAAGGGCATCATCCCGTTCGTCCTGCTCCAGCTCTTCGGCATGGGGCTGGTCATCGCCTTCCCCTCGCTGGCCACCTGGCTACCGTCGGTGGTCTTTGGGGATTAG
- a CDS encoding trypsin-like peptidase domain-containing protein, translating into MRPVPPLRLSLFLLLFLAAGLAYAPARAADRRTPVVLAVEAVSPSVVNITVTSEARPGTGSPFGDPLLDQFFKGFYDQRPRQSQSLGSGVIIDGKKALVLTNAHVIASGGDIAVRLKDGREFKADLVGSDADFDLAVLKLEKAEDLPQVAMGDSDGIFIGETVIAIGNPFGYSNTVTTGVVSALNRPMKTNGGAYGSFIQTDAAINPGNSGGPLLNINGELIGINTAIQARAEGIGFAIPINKAKHVIAELLDSGHVAPIWLGLFGQDVDQAAARYFDLKNLDGMLVTEVYPGTPAADAQVKPGDVVLSFNGRTLADKSDYLTRLFSVTKSESVNLVTLREGHTIRLHLRPQVLDKAMALNLVRSRWGFELADRPQGPGAEVTTVVPGSAAAKLGLMQGDIIHQIGNRSLASGIDLLNAFLRNRMQKTVMMRVQRGRNLYTVRMTL; encoded by the coding sequence ATGCGACCCGTTCCCCCCCTGCGTCTCTCCCTCTTCCTCCTCCTCTTCCTCGCGGCGGGCCTCGCCTACGCACCGGCCCGCGCCGCCGACCGCCGCACCCCGGTGGTCCTGGCCGTGGAGGCGGTCAGCCCCTCGGTGGTCAACATCACCGTCACCTCCGAGGCCCGGCCCGGCACCGGCTCGCCCTTCGGCGATCCCTTGCTCGACCAGTTCTTCAAGGGGTTCTACGATCAGCGCCCCCGCCAGTCCCAGAGCCTCGGTTCGGGCGTGATCATCGACGGCAAGAAAGCCCTGGTCCTGACCAACGCCCACGTCATCGCCTCGGGCGGCGACATCGCCGTGCGCCTCAAGGACGGCCGCGAGTTCAAGGCCGACCTGGTCGGCTCGGACGCCGACTTCGACCTGGCCGTGCTCAAGCTCGAAAAGGCCGAGGACCTGCCCCAGGTGGCCATGGGCGACTCGGACGGCATCTTCATCGGCGAGACCGTCATCGCCATCGGCAACCCCTTCGGCTACTCCAACACCGTGACCACCGGCGTGGTCTCGGCCCTGAACCGGCCCATGAAGACCAACGGCGGGGCCTACGGCAGCTTCATCCAGACCGACGCGGCCATCAACCCCGGCAACTCCGGCGGTCCGCTCCTGAACATCAACGGCGAACTCATCGGCATCAACACCGCGATCCAGGCCCGGGCCGAGGGCATCGGCTTCGCCATCCCCATCAACAAGGCCAAGCACGTCATCGCCGAACTCCTCGACTCCGGCCACGTCGCGCCCATCTGGCTCGGCCTGTTCGGCCAGGACGTGGACCAGGCCGCGGCCCGCTACTTCGACCTCAAGAACCTCGACGGCATGCTCGTCACCGAGGTCTACCCCGGCACCCCGGCAGCCGACGCCCAGGTCAAGCCGGGCGACGTGGTCCTGTCCTTCAACGGCCGCACCCTGGCCGACAAGAGCGACTACCTGACCCGGTTGTTCAGCGTGACCAAGTCCGAATCCGTCAACCTCGTCACCCTGCGCGAAGGCCACACCATCCGGCTCCACCTCCGGCCCCAGGTCCTGGACAAGGCCATGGCGCTGAACCTCGTGCGCAGCCGCTGGGGCTTCGAGCTGGCCGACCGGCCCCAGGGACCGGGCGCGGAAGTGACCACCGTGGTCCCCGGCTCGGCCGCCGCCAAGCTCGGCCTCATGCAGGGCGACATCATCCACCAGATCGGCAACCGCAGCCTGGCCTCGGGCATCGACCTGCTCAACGCCTTCCTGCGCAACCGCATGCAGAAAACGGTCATGATGCGCGTCCAGCGCGGGCGCAACCTCTACACCGTCCGAATGACCCTCTAG